In a genomic window of Desulfobacterales bacterium:
- a CDS encoding SpoIIE family protein phosphatase yields MRTPPLILIVDDNPANLEIFEMRLAANNYEIITASDGQEGLAMAKERLPDLILLDIMMPKMDGIEVCRHLRAESSLPFMPIIIVTAKTDSKDVVAGLEAGADEYLTKPVNHAALVARVKSMLRIKLLHDTVIEQSAQLQGQLKTATKIQSLFWPDIPDLDGGSHIWAAAIPAAYVSGDLYDVIPLPDGSLLAYVADVSDKGVPAALVMAALSTKIRSEARNQYEIDALLQVVNNSTYNLASEEGFFATIVLVRYWPQSGNMQLSIGGHIPPLWIAKNHIRNLPPINGISMGVTQDAPYEKKEILLSRGESILLFTDGVIEAENEDNELFGNERLVGFIKDAKGPPWGKGLLEFLSNWRGNSSASDDLTILEIWRDEN; encoded by the coding sequence ATGCGAACGCCTCCACTGATCCTCATCGTTGATGATAATCCCGCTAACCTGGAAATTTTCGAGATGCGTCTTGCTGCAAACAATTACGAAATCATTACAGCATCAGACGGCCAAGAAGGGTTGGCCATGGCAAAAGAACGTTTGCCGGATCTGATTCTGCTGGACATCATGATGCCCAAGATGGATGGCATTGAGGTTTGCCGGCATCTCAGAGCGGAGTCCTCATTACCGTTTATGCCCATCATCATCGTGACGGCCAAAACTGATTCAAAAGACGTCGTCGCCGGTCTTGAGGCTGGTGCTGACGAGTATCTAACCAAACCCGTCAATCATGCTGCTTTGGTTGCCAGAGTAAAGTCGATGTTGCGCATCAAGCTACTGCATGACACCGTCATCGAGCAGTCGGCTCAGCTGCAGGGTCAACTGAAGACGGCAACCAAGATTCAATCGCTATTCTGGCCGGATATTCCGGATTTAGACGGTGGCAGCCATATTTGGGCTGCTGCAATTCCTGCCGCCTATGTCAGCGGAGATCTATACGATGTAATACCGTTACCGGATGGCAGCTTATTGGCATATGTCGCTGATGTCTCTGATAAAGGCGTTCCTGCTGCTCTGGTTATGGCAGCATTGTCGACTAAAATCCGCAGTGAAGCAAGAAATCAATACGAAATCGACGCCCTTTTGCAAGTCGTCAACAACAGCACCTACAATCTAGCTTCTGAAGAAGGTTTCTTTGCCACAATTGTCCTTGTGCGGTATTGGCCCCAGAGCGGAAATATGCAATTATCAATAGGTGGACATATACCGCCGTTGTGGATCGCCAAAAATCATATACGAAATTTGCCTCCCATAAACGGGATTTCAATGGGTGTCACGCAGGATGCACCTTACGAGAAAAAAGAAATTTTGCTCTCTCGCGGAGAGTCGATCCTCCTTTTCACCGATGGCGTTATTGAAGCCGAAAATGAAGATAATGAACTTTTTGGCAATGAGCGTCTGGTTGGTTTTATAAAGGATGCAAAGGGCCCTCCCTGGGGCAAGGGATTATTGGAATTCTTATCCAATTGGCGGGGGAATTCAAGTGCTAGTGACGATTTGACCATTTTGGAGATATGGCGTGATGAAAACTAA
- a CDS encoding response regulator, with translation MSQLILVVEDQEDNRRIIRDLLTSAGYEIIEALTGQEGVTVAETHLPALVLMDIQLPDFDGYEATRRIKANPKLSAIPIIAVTSYALSGDDVKAYEAGCDAYVSKPYSPRALLAKIREFIP, from the coding sequence ATGAGTCAGCTGATTTTAGTCGTTGAAGACCAGGAAGACAACCGGCGGATCATACGGGATCTTCTCACAAGCGCCGGTTATGAGATAATCGAAGCGCTAACCGGTCAAGAGGGTGTCACGGTGGCTGAAACCCATCTTCCAGCTTTGGTTTTGATGGATATTCAATTGCCTGATTTTGACGGCTACGAAGCGACTCGCCGAATCAAGGCCAATCCTAAGCTGAGTGCTATCCCGATCATTGCTGTCACCTCATATGCCCTGAGCGGAGATGATGTCAAAGCATACGAGGCCGGCTGCGATGCATATGTCTCTAAACCTTACAGCCCGCGGGCTCTTTTGGCGAAAATTCGTGAATTCATACCCTAG
- a CDS encoding ATP-binding protein, translated as MQKAASSETSPKVNSISRRFSYTLISILTLLLIAFAAVVIIVDISRIDNEMQKRLDNAIMFAQNSLPTPLWNMDYLVVNDFVDALFLDESIVHIKISWKDQLITEKNRTGFQLKKDQSGAAPQSFKDADLIAKSSKIYFKDSVISKILIVMSRENVKKQVLIQIYSTIALLILIIATIWLTSIFITRRYISSPLLKLQESASMIARGDLDTFVDKSSSDEIGVLAQHLDVMRGSIKQLFAELQESKDKLEDYSRTLEHKVKLRTRELAQSVEELKALGEVSQAVSSILDLETVLTSIVRHAVQLSKTDAGTIYEFDEAEGVFVPSINYGAHADLIEALRESRLRVGDQTVIGQAAVKRTPAQIPDLADVPNYPLSYVQQSGYRALLALPLLREDRLIGGLVVRRKAAGEFPAPVLDLLQTFASQSVLAIHNARLFREIEEKGHELESANQHKSEFLANMSHELRTPLNAILGYTELILDNIYGAVPVKIQDVLERLEKNGRHLLNLINDVLDLSKIEAGQLTLSLNEYSMEEVVQTVSTSVEALAAEKDLKLKVEVPKDLKIGKADEQRIAQVMLNLVGNAIKFTDEGEVKVEVTVSNETFCVSVHDTGPGVTESDQQKIFDEFQQANGSSTRKKGGTGLGLSISKKIIDMHGGRIWVESTPGKGSTFRFTLPIRVEKQRKQP; from the coding sequence ATGCAAAAAGCTGCTTCGTCTGAAACCTCTCCTAAAGTCAACAGCATCAGCCGTCGTTTTAGTTATACCCTGATCAGCATACTTACCTTATTGCTGATTGCTTTTGCTGCGGTTGTTATCATTGTTGATATCAGCAGAATTGATAACGAAATGCAAAAGCGGCTAGACAACGCCATCATGTTCGCCCAGAATAGTCTGCCAACGCCATTATGGAACATGGACTACCTGGTCGTAAATGATTTTGTTGACGCCTTATTTTTAGATGAATCCATTGTTCATATTAAGATATCTTGGAAAGATCAGCTGATTACCGAGAAAAATCGCACTGGGTTTCAACTTAAGAAGGATCAGTCGGGGGCAGCACCGCAATCGTTCAAAGATGCTGATCTGATCGCCAAATCATCTAAAATCTACTTTAAAGACAGTGTCATTAGTAAGATTTTAATCGTGATGTCACGCGAAAACGTAAAAAAACAGGTGCTGATTCAAATTTACAGCACAATTGCCCTGTTAATTCTCATCATTGCCACAATCTGGCTCACATCCATCTTTATCACGAGACGGTACATCTCATCCCCCTTACTAAAATTGCAGGAATCAGCTTCAATGATCGCCAGGGGCGATTTGGACACATTCGTTGATAAAAGCAGCAGTGATGAGATTGGCGTATTGGCGCAGCATCTGGATGTCATGCGTGGATCGATTAAGCAGTTATTTGCAGAGCTTCAAGAGAGCAAGGACAAACTGGAGGATTACAGCCGCACCCTGGAGCATAAAGTCAAATTGCGTACCCGCGAGCTGGCGCAGTCAGTGGAAGAGCTCAAAGCCCTGGGGGAGGTTAGCCAGGCCGTCAGCTCAATCCTTGATCTGGAAACGGTCTTAACAAGCATCGTTCGCCATGCGGTGCAGCTCTCAAAGACAGATGCCGGGACAATCTACGAGTTCGACGAAGCGGAGGGTGTTTTTGTGCCGAGCATAAACTATGGCGCTCATGCCGATCTTATTGAAGCGCTGCGCGAGTCGAGATTGCGTGTGGGAGACCAGACGGTTATCGGTCAGGCTGCTGTCAAGCGAACCCCGGCTCAGATTCCGGATCTTGCAGACGTGCCCAACTACCCCCTTTCTTATGTTCAACAGTCAGGTTATCGGGCTTTGCTGGCATTGCCGTTGTTGCGCGAAGACCGTCTTATTGGTGGATTGGTCGTTCGGCGCAAGGCGGCCGGCGAATTTCCCGCGCCGGTGCTCGACCTGCTTCAAACATTTGCCTCTCAGTCTGTGCTTGCCATTCATAACGCCCGTCTCTTCCGCGAGATCGAAGAGAAAGGGCACGAGCTCGAGAGCGCCAACCAGCATAAGTCCGAGTTCCTTGCCAACATGAGCCATGAATTGAGAACACCATTAAATGCCATTTTGGGTTATACAGAGCTGATTCTGGACAACATTTACGGTGCTGTACCGGTAAAAATTCAGGATGTTCTTGAACGCCTCGAAAAAAATGGCCGCCATCTCCTCAATCTCATCAATGATGTTCTGGATCTTTCTAAAATCGAAGCCGGCCAGCTTACCCTTTCGCTCAATGAATATTCAATGGAAGAGGTGGTTCAAACGGTGTCTACTTCTGTTGAAGCATTAGCAGCGGAAAAGGATCTCAAATTGAAAGTCGAAGTGCCCAAAGATCTAAAGATCGGCAAAGCAGACGAGCAACGCATTGCTCAGGTGATGTTAAACCTGGTCGGCAACGCGATCAAATTTACCGATGAGGGAGAGGTTAAAGTGGAAGTGACTGTTTCTAACGAAACGTTTTGCGTCTCTGTGCATGATACGGGTCCTGGAGTGACGGAATCCGACCAACAGAAGATCTTTGATGAATTCCAGCAAGCCAACGGATCCAGTACACGCAAAAAAGGCGGAACCGGTCTGGGTCTCTCTATTTCAAAAAAAATAATTGATATGCATGGCGGCCGCATCTGGGTGGAGTCAACACCTGGGAAAGGTTCGACTTTTCGGTTCACCTTGCCGATTCGAGTCGAAAAGCAAAGGAAACAACCATGA
- a CDS encoding transporter substrate-binding domain-containing protein: MKKLLLLAASILLLVGQPVLSADLTILTENLPPLNYVDNGVLVGPSVEIVREIQRRVGSEEEIQVYPWARAYKMALEDKNVILFGMTYTKVRHDKFKWVGPLATKRDILVAKKDSGIKIKDLEDAKKVKRIGTLRDDTRGRLLQSQGFTNLEPVSDEQFNAKKLALGRIDLWAYKIPGLRTVCDLAGVDHTAFEEVYHLREIDLMIAFSKKTSNSIVQRWKAAFDEMVADGTVKQIQKKWNFKLEDDPFPEIKD; this comes from the coding sequence ATGAAAAAACTGCTTCTGCTCGCAGCCTCAATACTTCTGCTTGTAGGTCAACCTGTGCTTTCAGCTGATTTAACGATTTTAACGGAAAATTTACCCCCTTTGAACTATGTGGATAATGGGGTCCTGGTTGGTCCTTCTGTGGAAATTGTACGAGAAATACAGAGAAGAGTTGGGTCAGAGGAGGAAATCCAGGTGTACCCATGGGCAAGGGCTTACAAAATGGCCCTTGAAGACAAAAACGTTATATTATTCGGAATGACGTATACCAAAGTGCGTCATGATAAATTTAAATGGGTTGGACCGCTAGCCACGAAAAGAGATATTCTTGTCGCCAAAAAGGATTCGGGAATCAAAATTAAAGATCTGGAAGACGCAAAAAAGGTCAAACGCATCGGCACACTTCGAGACGATACCAGGGGGCGCCTACTCCAAAGTCAAGGATTTACAAATCTTGAGCCTGTCTCAGATGAACAATTTAATGCCAAGAAGCTTGCATTGGGTCGTATAGATTTATGGGCCTATAAAATACCGGGTCTCAGAACCGTTTGTGATTTGGCCGGGGTTGACCACACCGCTTTTGAGGAGGTCTATCATCTACGCGAAATTGATCTTATGATCGCTTTTTCAAAAAAGACATCGAATTCGATTGTTCAAAGATGGAAGGCCGCTTTTGATGAAATGGTAGCGGATGGCACCGTCAAGCAAATTCAAAAAAAATGGAACTTCAAATTAGAGGATGATCCATTTCCCGAAATTAAGGACTAA
- a CDS encoding sugar phosphate isomerase/epimerase family protein codes for MLALSTSWLSDKTATVAELIAAFKNLGISEIELSYRMSEAMFLQLKGPLKQSGLKVVSVHNYFPIPSVCGNVRGSGDLFLLSSSDTEERQKAIHYTSKTIQYAAEVGAEAVVLHCGLVEMNHELHKLYQYFNSNQLLSEEAQIFIRKKVKERDNQKQAYLDNLLFSLEHLAPLAEKQGLMLGLENRYHYHELPGLDDFKLIFDTLKGAPIGYWHDTGHAHANEALGLIPRNALLQNYANRLIGVHLHDANGLDDHIPPGTGEIDIMTLKPFLEAETLRILEIKPGIPASEVLKGIRFIRKKLPEV; via the coding sequence ATGCTGGCGCTTTCAACATCCTGGCTGTCAGATAAAACTGCAACAGTAGCAGAATTGATCGCAGCCTTTAAAAATCTTGGTATTAGCGAAATCGAGCTTAGCTATCGAATGTCGGAAGCCATGTTTCTTCAGCTAAAGGGGCCACTTAAACAATCGGGGCTGAAAGTCGTCAGTGTTCACAATTATTTTCCGATTCCCTCTGTATGTGGCAATGTCAGAGGCAGCGGGGATCTGTTTCTGCTATCCAGTTCTGATACAGAGGAACGGCAAAAAGCCATTCACTACACATCCAAAACAATCCAATATGCAGCCGAGGTCGGGGCCGAAGCAGTCGTTTTGCATTGCGGATTAGTCGAAATGAATCATGAACTGCACAAGCTTTATCAATACTTTAATTCGAATCAGCTCCTTTCAGAGGAAGCACAAATCTTTATTCGCAAAAAAGTAAAAGAGCGGGATAATCAAAAACAAGCCTACTTGGATAATTTATTGTTCAGTTTGGAGCATTTAGCACCCTTAGCAGAAAAGCAGGGGCTGATGCTGGGGCTGGAAAACCGGTATCATTATCATGAGCTGCCCGGACTTGATGATTTTAAACTTATCTTTGATACCCTAAAAGGTGCCCCGATTGGCTACTGGCACGACACCGGTCATGCGCATGCCAATGAGGCCCTGGGATTAATTCCTAGAAATGCGTTGTTGCAAAATTATGCAAATCGGCTTATCGGCGTCCATCTTCATGATGCTAACGGTCTTGATGATCACATCCCCCCGGGTACCGGTGAAATTGATATTATGACGCTAAAACCGTTTCTTGAGGCCGAGACCCTCAGGATATTGGAGATAAAACCTGGTATACCGGCATCAGAAGTATTAAAAGGAATTCGATTTATCCGCAAAAAATTGCCGGAAGTATAA
- a CDS encoding uroporphyrinogen decarboxylase family protein, with translation MPSRERFRETMCYGAPDRVPYFEEGIRKDVLKAWRKQGLARGSDLAKLFPSDERERIEVDLEPRPKVGFKGHSLADPEEFKRRLDPADKKRLPTRWSRRVRAWRSRDHVLMLYVHRGFFLTMGVQDWHSFRDAMIMLVEQPDQVHEHLQIQGDFAARLTDRILQEVDVDAIVFSEPIGGNDRPLISPKMYEEFVLKSYEPILEVLHQHRVATICFQTFANSRILIPLILKWGFNCLWACEVNIEAMDYRRLRKEFGRDLRLIGGIDLDALRKDKAAIRQEIEEKVPPLIEDGGYIPLADGRVRADVPFENYVYYRKMLEEVTQQP, from the coding sequence ATGCCCAGCCGCGAGCGCTTCAGGGAAACCATGTGTTATGGCGCACCTGATCGCGTCCCGTATTTTGAAGAGGGTATCCGCAAAGATGTCTTGAAGGCCTGGCGCAAACAGGGTCTGGCCCGTGGTTCCGATCTGGCCAAACTGTTTCCTTCTGATGAGCGGGAACGTATTGAAGTAGATCTGGAGCCCCGGCCCAAAGTCGGATTCAAAGGCCATTCGCTTGCCGATCCGGAGGAATTCAAGCGCCGCCTGGATCCTGCCGATAAAAAGCGACTTCCCACTCGATGGTCCCGGCGAGTGCGCGCCTGGCGATCCAGAGACCATGTGCTGATGCTGTATGTGCACCGTGGTTTTTTTCTGACCATGGGTGTGCAGGATTGGCATTCGTTTAGGGATGCCATGATCATGCTGGTAGAGCAGCCCGATCAGGTCCACGAGCACCTGCAAATTCAGGGCGATTTTGCGGCCCGCTTAACCGATCGTATCCTGCAGGAGGTGGACGTTGATGCCATTGTATTCAGCGAACCCATCGGCGGGAATGACCGCCCCTTGATTTCGCCGAAGATGTATGAAGAGTTTGTCCTGAAAAGCTATGAACCGATTTTGGAAGTGCTCCACCAACACCGGGTCGCCACCATCTGTTTCCAGACCTTTGCCAATTCCCGTATTTTAATTCCACTTATCCTTAAATGGGGATTTAACTGCCTGTGGGCTTGCGAGGTCAATATTGAAGCCATGGATTACCGCCGCCTGAGAAAAGAATTTGGTCGCGATTTGCGTTTGATCGGCGGCATTGATCTGGATGCGTTGCGCAAAGATAAGGCCGCCATCCGGCAGGAAATCGAGGAAAAGGTTCCCCCGTTGATAGAAGACGGTGGCTACATCCCGCTGGCCGACGGCCGCGTGCGCGCAGATGTGCCGTTTGAAAATTATGTGTATTATCGTAAGATGTTGGAGGAAGTCACCCAACAGCCATAA
- a CDS encoding TRC40/GET3/ArsA family transport-energizing ATPase: MRIIFFAGKGGTGKTSIAAATGIRAAEMGKKTVIMSLDVAHSLGDIFDLEKNLLDQNKGRPVQINPNLYIQEIDIQEEITRYWRDIHRYLSSLFNTTGLDEVLAEELAILPGMEEVSLLLYINQYVQREKYDVILLDCAPTGESLRFISIPATLEWYMQKIFRLERTLAKYVGPVAKRFTDVPLPDDDYFKALEELFERLKGVDQILTDPEITTVRLITNPEKVVLKETQRAFMYFCLYKMSIDAIIMNRILPEQITESYFKSWIKDQQQHRQTAEDIFSPVPILSVDLFQGEILGYAKLKKLAHQLYGKKNPLKRFYKDEPYQLVKENGNYHLKVKLPFLMKKDVELNKFSDELIIRIGGYKRNILLPRQVASKEQVIAKLKGRVLDICFEGAEDGSQKE, translated from the coding sequence GTGCGAATTATCTTTTTTGCCGGCAAAGGCGGAACCGGTAAAACCTCAATAGCAGCCGCCACAGGTATCCGGGCAGCGGAAATGGGCAAAAAGACCGTAATCATGTCTTTGGACGTCGCCCATAGCTTAGGCGATATCTTTGATCTTGAAAAAAATCTGCTCGATCAAAACAAAGGCCGGCCCGTTCAAATCAATCCCAACCTCTACATCCAGGAAATCGATATCCAGGAGGAAATCACACGATACTGGCGTGATATTCATCGTTATCTTTCCAGTTTATTCAACACCACCGGACTGGATGAAGTTTTGGCAGAAGAGCTGGCCATTTTGCCCGGAATGGAAGAAGTCAGCTTACTGTTGTATATCAATCAATATGTGCAGCGGGAAAAATATGATGTGATCCTGCTGGATTGTGCGCCCACCGGGGAATCACTGCGGTTTATCAGCATACCGGCTACCCTGGAATGGTATATGCAAAAAATTTTTAGATTGGAAAGAACACTCGCCAAATATGTCGGACCGGTAGCTAAAAGATTCACCGATGTACCCCTGCCCGATGACGATTACTTTAAAGCGCTTGAAGAGCTGTTCGAGCGCTTAAAAGGGGTTGATCAGATTTTAACGGATCCCGAAATAACCACAGTGCGCTTGATCACCAACCCTGAAAAAGTGGTTCTCAAGGAGACCCAGCGGGCTTTTATGTATTTTTGCTTGTATAAAATGAGCATTGACGCGATCATTATGAACCGCATTTTGCCCGAGCAAATCACTGAATCTTATTTTAAAAGCTGGATCAAAGATCAACAGCAGCACCGCCAGACCGCTGAGGATATTTTTAGCCCGGTACCCATTTTATCAGTCGATCTATTTCAGGGTGAGATTTTAGGCTATGCCAAACTGAAGAAACTGGCGCACCAATTATACGGCAAGAAGAACCCGCTGAAGCGATTTTATAAAGATGAGCCTTATCAACTGGTCAAAGAAAACGGCAACTATCATCTGAAAGTAAAACTGCCCTTTCTAATGAAAAAAGATGTCGAGTTGAACAAATTTTCTGATGAACTCATCATTCGGATCGGTGGTTATAAACGAAACATTCTACTTCCAAGACAGGTGGCGTCAAAAGAGCAGGTTATCGCTAAGCTAAAGGGCCGGGTCTTGGACATATGCTTTGAAGGAGCAGAAGATGGCAGCCAAAAAGAGTGA